CATTCTACGTGAGGCCACTGCCCCACTGGCTTTTAATAAATAGCTTCAACTTACGACAGATGAGTAAGTGATGCTAAAAGAAAGACCTCTTAGATCAGTTTGgagtaaaattagtgaaattttTGTTAAAtagtagtttttagtttttagtttttagagTGATTTTATAggagtgattttttaaataaaaaggtATTAAAAGTTGAAAAATACTAGTTTTTTCTGATTCACTTATCGCATAAAATTATTTCTTTTATAAAGTGTAtctcaaataattatttttaattataaaatcactttattaaaaaaaatatttctctatAAACTTGAATTAAAAGAAACTATACCAAACAGAACTCGAGCTAAAACAATAGCCTGTCCCACATACTGCTCGAAAGATTACTTCAGACAAAACAATGGCGTTTTCGACTACAGTGCAAAGACTGTGAGCCCATGCTTTCGAGATGAGAGCTCGATGTAAGCTACAGGGCAGGTGACAGCTATCGGCAAACAACCACGTACTGATATTTCCTGTTCAGAacgagattaaaaataaaattttattattaaatataaatcatatagatataattttttcaatttttttaaattaatatatacaatatatatatatatatatatatatatatatatatatatatatatatatatatatatatatatatatatatatatatatatatatatatatatatatatatatatatatatatatatatatatatatatatatatatatatatatatatatatatatatatatatataaagcctCTAAATTTTGAGGACCAGAATAGCTGCCCCGCTCGACCCCCTAGGCCGACCCTGCAAACAACCAAATAAAGTCATGACTACTGTATGGACAATGTTACCAGCCGCTAAAAAAGTCACATAAACTCCCTCCGAGAGGAACGAGAACCTCTGACTTTGGTGAATAACGTCAGAGACTAGAGCAAAGTACTGACCAGTTGCTACAGTATTTTGTTATACAGTAATTTTGATACAGTATTTACAGTGTTATTACATTATTTTCCGACAACAAATCCTATTCATGCAGACACATATAATTGCTGGTTCCCCTTCTGGGGGGCAGAATTATATAACGAGCTAGTAACGATCAAACTTGTTTGAACAAACCGATCCACTCAACATTTCAGGGGAATAAAAGGTCCCAGCAATTGGCGTGTCATGCTTACAAATGGTACCAACTGTGCGACAAGCTTGGCAAATTAATGGTGGCCCTTTTGTGACCACTGTGCACAGTGTTGTCCTCGATCAGGAGTAGCCCAGTCGTCATCGCCTGCAGCACGCAGTGGCGTTCGCGGTGCATGTACTGTACCGGCCGAGCTGTAGTGGAGCCAGGCCCCGAGGGAGCCCGGCGCGCGCGCATGTGGTGTGCGAGCACTGGCCAAGTCCACGTGGGCCCTGACACGGACGCACGTCATTAGGGCTGGGCGCGTCTGTACGCCATCGAGTAGTGCTATTACTTGCCGTGTCGTCGTCTAGTCGTGCTATGTTTATTAGACACAATCAGTTTATTGACCTATCGTCAGTGTCGGTCCTACTGCATATCatttaataatatttatatatttattttttatcatattacatatgtatttttttactcatatatatttatatcacCTGACATTGCttacatatttatattttatcatcttacatttatattttttatgctcACGCATATTTCTAATATTTTACGTTTTGTATCAGAGAAATTAGATAATAAGCATAGATAAATAATCGTGTCGATATGTGCACAGTTTAAACCAAACCATCGTGTCGTGCTAATACACACACTATATTAAGATCCTAGTCACGGTATAGCTCTTATATTCATGTCATACCGAACCAactcaaaatattttatatcaTACTATACTTTAAGTTATACTAAAACTCGTATCGTGGACGACCTGTAAATAGCACCGCCTAAATCGCACCTCTACCATCGAGCAGGTCAATGCTTTTCCCATGCATGCATAGCCAAACTGTAGAGCACTCGTCTCTATCCCCAACCTGAAAACCATATAGTGGCGGACCGGGCTCATCCAAGTCTCTcttatcttcttcttttccgtcctttttttcttttttctttttctcatctaTGTAAAAAATTGTTAAAAGAGTTTACTAAGGTTTTTATTAGCTGTGAAACAGTAGAAGGCTAGATCCTCCAACCCCTGCAACTACCCctgcaaccatacgtcctgatGTCCATTATCAGCATTACACCCCCTGTCGTGCACCGATGAGCAATGCCAATACGGACTCGACGGCAAAGCTGAAAAAGGTGTTGCATGTCGATGCGACGAAACGTCTGTGAATCGTGGTATGGTCCCAAATTAAAGGAACAACTACGGCTACTACTATGCTTACGTCGATAGATTGGGGAAAAATGACAAGTGTCAGCGTCACCCAGCCAAATTTCGACAGATGCGCGTATGACCCGTACGCACTCGGGTTACGATCGCCGCCCTTTTTACAAATTTATAAATTTCGAGCTGTAAGTATATTGAAAATATTTAGCTGcatcattttattttaattttagactaaaactgatatttaaataattttattttactcTATAATCTTAAAATCTAATATGAAACTATTAGATATACCCCACCAAACAGGTCGGCGTACACGATCCATCGACGTAGAAGCGATATGACGCGCCTATACTACTACCGGTTCTTGCTTGCAGCGCGCGGGTCTCCTTCGCCATCACTGCTCTATTCCGGATAAAAAGCTGCAGAGTTATGGGGCGCGCCCAGGTCAACACCGTATGCATACCGGACTGCTCGGCAGACACTCGCGTCTCGGATCAAAGCGGCGGGCGCAAACGGTATATCTGTTCGAGTAAGCTTCGTCGTTTGCGGACTTATTAATCGGGTAAGCCGTAAGCTTATCTGACTGAATTTCGTGCCTTCCTTAGTGAAAGGTAGATAGATGGTCAACTAAAACGGTGGCAATGGAGCAGGTCAAAATCATTATCAACGACACGTGTACCTTAGAACTTGGAGCACGCAACGGTTTACCATTCTCACTCTTACCCTTTTTTTACATTTACGGTGCCCAATACTACTAGTAGAGAGGCACTAAGTATAGATCAAATCTTACTGTTGATTTGTTaggatatttttgtaattacCCTATTAGTTGAGATATTTACTTAATTAATCTGTCATCAAGCGGTAATGGGTCTTCTTCGAATCGTTACTGCCGTCGCGAGAATAGGGCTCGGTTGCCAAGGTCAGCAGTAAGTCCCCGCCATCAACTAAGGAGCCCGTGCCGCAATGTGATCGCCGCGCCGTCAACGAGACACCTCTCGCCGCGAGCCCGTGCCGCTGCCGCGCAAGTGGGACGTTGATACGAGACTGCGGGTGTTCTGTTCACCGGGGCATCTTGTTGGGCTCGCATGGATTGGTCGGCTGCTATATTCCTCATGCAAGCACCTGAATCCATGGCCATGTACTTGCCGCCTCCCTCGTGATCCTGCGGCACCGCTCAAACCCTCCAGTGCTGCCAAGCCTGTCCGCTGCCGCACCGGCTATCTAAGTTATATGATAGCATTCTCTATACCACAAAAGTgtgttttttagaattttttataagtatttatatagtgttttaaattttaagtgCATTGGAAcgcaacattttttattttgaaacttgTCGCATGCTAGGAGGGTGACTCTTTCAACTGGCCACAGTGGTCTaaaattgcaattttttaaaatagatatatatatatatacacaattttttattttaaaatataaaataaaaatcctGATAATTAACATGTTTTTTCAAACTTGGCCCGGTAAGGCTTCACGATTAGACCCACCTAGACCTATCTCACTTTGGTAGCCCAATTAAGTCCATTGGCCTGTAAAAACAAAAAGTAAGTCCATCGGATCGGACCAGAGTTAAGGCCCAAATATCGTTGATGCCCTTGTCGTTCCCTCGACCGGCTTGACCATGGCGACCTCCACCTTCACGACGTCTCGACGGCGCCACTGCTCGGTGAGATATACTCAGGTTCTGCAGTTCTTCAATCCACAATAAGATATACTCCATGTTCGTCGGATTGAAATCCAGGCGCGAATCGATAGATTGCAGGATTCGGAATTAGGGGGAAGAAAAGTAGAGGATCAGAGTAGCAGTAGATCGAAGTAAGGTAACCGCCGGTTTCGCCGATGAGCGCGGCGGAGAAGAGCCCCAACGGGGGGGAGGAGGCGAACCCGCGAGCGGAGGCATTCCTGGAGATCCTCGGCCGCGTCCCGGCCGGGGAGGTTGAGGCGGCGCTGTCGTCCTGCGGCATCGGCCCGACGGCGGAGGTTGCGGAGCAGGTGCTCAAGTCCCGCGTCTGCTACTCCCGCCCCAAGTCTGCCGTCCGCTTCTTCCGCTGGGCGGCGCGGTCCGTGGTGCACAGCGCCTACGCGTGGAACCTCCTCGTCGACATCCTCGGCAAGGCCGCAATGTTCGAGCCCATGTGGGACGCCATCCGCTCCATGAAGcaggagggcggcggcgagctcgtcTCCGTCGCCACCTTCGCCTCCGTCTTCTCCTCGTACTGCGCCCGCGGGAACCTCAAGGAGGCCGCCGCGGCCTTCGACGTCATGGGCCGCTACGGCCTGAAGCCCAACGCCGTCGCCCTCAACTCCCTCCTCTCCGCCATGTGCCGCGTCGAAGGCTGCGCGCAGGCCGCGCAGGACATGTTCGAGCGTACCAAGGCCGTAGTCGCGCCCGACGCCGACACCTTCGCGATACTGCTCGAGGCGTGGGAGAAGGAGGGGAACGCGCAGCGCGCTAAGAGCACCTTCGGCGAGATGGTCATCCGCGTCGGCTGGGACGCTGGCAACGTGCCCGCATACGACGCCTTCCTCTCCACGCTTGTACGCGGCGGCCAGTTCGACGAGGCGCTCAAGTTCCTGCAGGTGATGCGGACCAAGGGCTGCTTCCCGGGGATCAAGTTTTTCGCCAACGCTGTCG
This genomic window from Phragmites australis chromosome 7, lpPhrAust1.1, whole genome shotgun sequence contains:
- the LOC133924600 gene encoding pentatricopeptide repeat-containing protein At1g77360, mitochondrial-like, which gives rise to MSAAEKSPNGGEEANPRAEAFLEILGRVPAGEVEAALSSCGIGPTAEVAEQVLKSRVCYSRPKSAVRFFRWAARSVVHSAYAWNLLVDILGKAAMFEPMWDAIRSMKQEGGGELVSVATFASVFSSYCARGNLKEAAAAFDVMGRYGLKPNAVALNSLLSAMCRVEGCAQAAQDMFERTKAVVAPDADTFAILLEAWEKEGNAQRAKSTFGEMVIRVGWDAGNVPAYDAFLSTLVRGGQFDEALKFLQVMRTKGCFPGIKFFANAVDLVICKGDYTSAISIWQMMVSEAGLVPNFSMYNAMIGLCCNVGNIDYALDMLDEMPLNGVFANSVTYNAILEGFIKHHKAREAESFLTEMSKNEQLPTASNCAAAISLFSKEFNPSAAINVWRCVVEHHITPAEDSARELIAGLLDFGRLTEVKKRADEMIDMGIELPQSTIENMKHTFAKAGSHKSYDHIARRLKRR